A single genomic interval of Oryza sativa Japonica Group chromosome 7, ASM3414082v1 harbors:
- the LOC4344404 gene encoding uncharacterized protein codes for MTPADAFLILDFLAGNRLIPHSVFTTLLASLPSVSPHTSPRLRAGLALRALDSALSISESSEMDAPTLLRKARAVLADPDLAPFFPQHLAAPASADDAPAAAVAHLNRLLDVEWASLPPSSLEIAAERIVGSQALHSWANADHAQRSKLRLLVGESTALEILDTLQRPDASTNHPGTLPQVDNAPETNGASHCAQQNDGAKSGLVKQNAEADRPQQDSTRHQQDSVQGASNSQLKESSVTMESIRGTGPDITGFMEEATPRVAGQFAPDNIKNHQVTGSKRSLMERNPTASTYEWDGSDSEGKRPAAKRRLPIFERTAKPSPTAAHKTRKKWSEKQEKTLLEGVEKYGKGNWKDIKMAYPDVFEDRSTVDLKDKFRNLERHLCA; via the exons atgactCCCGCCGATGCCTTCCTCATCCTCGACTTCCTCGCCGGCAACCGCCTCATCCCCCACTCCGTCTTCACCAccctcctcgcctccctcccaTCCGTCTCGCCCCACAcctctcctcgcctccgcgcAGGCCTCGCTCTCCGCGCTCTCGACTCCGCCCTCTCGATCTCGGAGTCGTCGGAGATGGACGCCCCCACCCTCCTGCGCAAGGCGCGGGCTGTCCTCGCGGATCCAGACCTTGCCCCCTTCTTTCCGCAGCACCTCGCTGCACCCGCCTCTGCCGACGacgccccggccgccgccgtggctcACCTCAACCGCCTTCTCGACGTTGAGTGGGCGAGCCTCCCTCCTTCCTCGCTCGAGATCGCGGCCGAACGGATCGTTGGCTCTCAAGCCCTCCATTCGTGGGCAAATGCCGACCACGCCCAACGTTCAAAGCTTCGTCTACTCG TAGGAGAGTCCACAGCGCTTGAGATTTTAGACACGCTTCAACGGCCGGATGCATCCACAAATCATCCAGGAACGCTGCCTCAAGTTGATAATGCACCGGAAACAAACGGTGCTTCTCATTGTGCTCAACAAAACGATGGGGCCAAGAGCGGTCTTGTTAAACAAAATGCTGAAGCCGATCGTCCTCAACAAGATAGCACTCGACATCAACAAGACTCGGTGCAAGGAGCATCCAATTCCCAACTTAAAGAAAGTTCAGTAACAATGGAATCTATTAGAGGCACGGGTCCTGATATCACAGGCTTTATGGAAGAAGCTACACCTCGTGTTGCTGGACAGTTTGCCCCTGACAACATCAAGAACCATCAAGTCACAGGTTCTAAGCGCAGTTTAATGGAGAGGAATCCGACTGCCAGCACTTATGAG TGGGATGGCAGCGATTCCGAAGGGAAAAGGCCTGCAGCAAAGCGCCGGTTACCCATTTTTGAAAGGACAGCAAAACCTTCTCCTACAGCTGCACATAAGACGAGAAAAAAGTGGAGCGAGAAACAAGAAAAAACCTTGCTggaaggggtggagaa GTATGGAAAAGGCAACTGGAAAGATATCAAAATGGCATACCCTGATGTATTTGAAGATAGATCGACA GTAGATTTGAAGGATAAATTCAGAAATTTGGAAAGGCATCTATGCGCTTGA